The genomic DNA TGGTACGCATCTGCCGACAAATGGCAAGCCGAAGTGATTCCGTTGGTGATCGGTGCGATCACGGCAACAGTCGCTTACGGACGCGAACTGGCGTTGCTGGTGATCGCTGCGGCTTCGCTGGCGGTAACGCTGTTGATCGGGCAAGACCTTCCCGATTTGGTCGTGTTGTCCGCCGCCACGCTCAGCTGCATCCTGTTGTTAGGACGGATCCGCACGCGGACGCGATTGATCACGATCGGTGCCGGCGCCGCGGTGGTGACCGCCGCGACAGTGATCGGTGTCGGTGTCGTCGCTGGCCAATCGTTAGGCTCGGGCGAACCGAGCAACGTCACCGAAGGAATCTATCAATCCCTGGGACTCGGCGCTCTGATGATCGAGCTGTCCAAGGGATCGGTATGGGCGGGAACGTTGGTCCTCGTCGCCAGCATGTTGATGACCGGTCTGCTGCCCTTTGTCGAAAAGATCTTCGGAGTGCAAACCGATCTGAGCCTGTTGGAACTGGGCGACGCCAGCCATCCGCTGCTGCGTCAACTCGCACAACGTGCTCCCGGCACCTACAACCACTCGATCAACGTCGCTTCGATCGCCGAAGCGGCTGCCGACGCGATCGGCGGCAACGGTCTGCTGGTTCGCGTGGGAGCCTACTTCCACGACATCGGCAAGATTTTTAAGCCCGATTATTTCATCGAAAACCAGGGCGGCGGGCCTAACCAACACGATTCGCTGCAACCCGCGATGAGCACGTTGGTGATCATCGCTCACGTCAAAGACGGTGCCGATCTTGCAAGATCGCATCATCTGCCCGAACCGATGATCGATTTCATCCTGCAGCACCACGGCACCACGCTCGTCGAATACTTCTATCGCGAGGCGAAGGAGCGGAGCGAGGAGAGCCCCAATAAAGAAGAGGTCTCCGATAAGGACTTCCGCTACCCAGGCCCCAAGCCTCGGTCGTTGGAAGCTGCTGTATTGATGTTGTCCGACGGTGTCGAAAGCGCCAGCCGAACGCTAGTCGATCCCACGCCAGCGCGGATCAAAAGCCTGGTCGAACAGATCGCCATGAAGCGGCTGACCGACGGCCAATTCGATGAATCGGGGCTGACTCTCAAGCAGCTCGACCGCGTCAAACAAAGCTTGGTCAAGTCGCTGACGGCGATCTACCATGCTCGTGTCAAATATCCCGGCCAACAAACGGCCTAACCCAACGACGGCAGTTGTCTGCTGCCGTCCCAACCAAGGAAGTCGATCGAGTTATGAAGATCAGGAGCGCGCTAGCGTGAGCGATGATTTAGCGGTTGAAATTAACGTCCAACACGAGGCCTCGTTCATCGATCGACCGGCGCTCGAATCAGCGGTCCGCTTGGTCGCTGAAACCTATGGGATCTGCCGCGGCGAGGTCAGCATTGCGATCGTCGACGACGATAACATGCAGCGGCTGAACAACCAGTTTCTGCAGCATGACTACACGACCGACTGCTTGAGTTTTGTCTACGACGAATCGGAAGATTCGATCAGCGGCGAACTGATCCTGTGCGCCGATTACGCTCAGCGGGAAGCTGCCGAATTCGAGTGGCAGCCCGAATCCGAATTGCTGCTATACGCAGTCCACGGCATGCTGCACCTAATGGGCATGGAAGACACGACCGACGAAGGTCGGCAGGCGATGCGCGATGAAGAGCGCGAGATCTTGTTGCGTTTGGGCATCGAAGGCGCCAAACGACACGGTCTTCCAACGAACTCTAACCCGAGCGAGAAATGTTAGATCTTCAGTTGGTCGTGGTTATCGCGATCACCGGATTTGCAATGGGAACTACCGGCGGTTTGGGAGCCGAATTGCTGGAACGATTTATCGGCCGATCGCTCGAAGCGTATTGCCGATTGCAAGGTCGCCGCGGTCGGTTCGGCGAAGTCCTCGACCGCCAGGAAGATGCCACTCGCGGGGCTCTGTATCTGCGGATCATCGGAAACGTTTTGTTTCTGTCGTGCGGAACGATCGCCGTCATCGCGCCAAGCGTTAGCGAAAACGGAGTCGATGGCAGCCGCTTGCTGACCTGGCTGGCGATCGCCAGCGGTCTGGTGATGTTCACTCATCTGTGGCTGCCCGCCGCGGTCACCCGATTTGCCTCGGCGCCGGTGCTCTACCGCACCTGGCCGT from Rosistilla oblonga includes the following:
- a CDS encoding HD family phosphohydrolase, with the protein product MSSATQNRTRSERVASLQLPPGKFQRFIALVRQSQVWVRFTLALTAALVILTVCQCWRVPFAFRTGYIPPRDMYARVQFDVPDLAKTQSAKDLKRRSVIAFYSNRSLPLTQLREKLKDQMFLVLEAPSFDQLSDSARDAWAQFFKGDETAGPDETAPATFAALKATFAEDKELQKLDKAIRLAMFPFYETGLLRSLEHEEGDASSIRVYPENQPSDIQLVPVDRVRIAQASLDLKQRIVEEFKLQFEFEKSPRAAKIVADWLADRLPVTLAYDEARSEEARKKAADAVPDVMTTYYPGRTSIAPSGKPLGKQQLDLLQSEWNALQSERSFTDGMMRLVAYAGMIGALYLLCGSYIYFVHDPVLITDVGKLTRLLSLVVVVICACWYASADKWQAEVIPLVIGAITATVAYGRELALLVIAAASLAVTLLIGQDLPDLVVLSAATLSCILLLGRIRTRTRLITIGAGAAVVTAATVIGVGVVAGQSLGSGEPSNVTEGIYQSLGLGALMIELSKGSVWAGTLVLVASMLMTGLLPFVEKIFGVQTDLSLLELGDASHPLLRQLAQRAPGTYNHSINVASIAEAAADAIGGNGLLVRVGAYFHDIGKIFKPDYFIENQGGGPNQHDSLQPAMSTLVIIAHVKDGADLARSHHLPEPMIDFILQHHGTTLVEYFYREAKERSEESPNKEEVSDKDFRYPGPKPRSLEAAVLMLSDGVESASRTLVDPTPARIKSLVEQIAMKRLTDGQFDESGLTLKQLDRVKQSLVKSLTAIYHARVKYPGQQTA
- the ybeY gene encoding rRNA maturation RNase YbeY, which produces MSDDLAVEINVQHEASFIDRPALESAVRLVAETYGICRGEVSIAIVDDDNMQRLNNQFLQHDYTTDCLSFVYDESEDSISGELILCADYAQREAAEFEWQPESELLLYAVHGMLHLMGMEDTTDEGRQAMRDEEREILLRLGIEGAKRHGLPTNSNPSEKC